A genomic window from Lotus japonicus ecotype B-129 chromosome 1, LjGifu_v1.2 includes:
- the LOC130727783 gene encoding putative pentatricopeptide repeat-containing protein At3g15200, translated as MAYHLGARRTTRILETLFPLNPNPVKSIPPPLFTRRFLHSQPEHAAGAGAFVQNLLKFRRDKPTDQVERALDLCGFDLNDDLVLDVLRRHRSDWKPALVFFNWASKADSYAPTSRVCNEILDILGKMSRFEELHQVFDEMSHREGLVNEDTFSTLLRRFAAAHKVEEAISMFYTREQFGLDLDLDAFRTLLMWLCRYKHVEDAETLFHSKAREFQLHRDIKTWNVILNGWCVLGNAHEAKRVWKDIMASKCRPDLFTYATFIKALTKKGKLGTALKLFRGMWNEGCNCKPDVVICNCIIDALCFKKRVPEALEVFQDMKERGCEPNVATYNSLIKHLCKIRRMEKVYELVEDMERKKGSCMPNAVTYSCLLNSLKGPEEVPGVLERMERNGCSLSDDIYNLVLRLYMKWDNQDGLRKTWDEMERNGCGPDRRSYTIMIHGHYENGKMKDAMRYFREMTSKGMVAEPRTEKLVISMNSPLKERTEKQEGKEEETNF; from the coding sequence ATGGCTTATCACCTTGGAGCGAGAAGGACCACACGGATATTAGAAACCCTGTTCCCACTGAACCCAAATCCCGTAAAATCAATACCACCACCACTGTTCACGCGGCGATTCCTCCATTCGCAGCCGGAGCATGCCGCCGGAGCCGGAGCGTTCGTCCAGAACCTGCTCAAGTTCCGAAGGGACAAACCCACAGACCAGGTGGAGCGAGCTCTTGACCTCTGCGGGTTCGACCTCAACGACGATCTCGTCCTCGACGTGCTTCGACGACACCGTTCCGATTGGAAACCCGCCCTCGTCTTCTTCAACTGGGCCTCCAAAGCAGATAGCTACGCACCCACTTCCCGCGTTTGCAACGAGATTCTCGACATCCTCGGCAAGATGAGCCGCTTCGAGGAACTGCACCAAGTGTTCGATGAAATGTCGCACAGAGAGGGACTAGTCAATGAAGACACATTTTCCACTTTGCTTCGCAGGTTTGCGGCTGCTCACAAGGTGGAGGAAGCAATCAGCATGTTCTACACAAGGGAACAGTTTGGCTTGGACCTTGACTTGGATGCTTTCCGCACCCTCTTAATGTGGCTGTGCAGGTACAAGCATGTAGAAGATGCAGAAACATTGTTTCACAGCAAGGCGCGCGAGTTTCAGCTCCACCGTGATATCAAGACTTGGAACGTGATTCTCAATGGTTGGTGTGTTTTGGGGAACGCTCATGAGGCGAAGAGGGTTTGGAAGGATATCATGGCATCCAAATGCAGACCTGATCTTTTCACCTACGCAACGTTCATAAAGGCATTGACCAAGAAAGGGAAACTGGGCACCGCTCTTAAGCTGTTTCGCGGGATGTGGAATGAGGGTTGCAATTGCAAACCCGATGTTGTGATATGCAACTGCATTATTGATGCTCTTTGTTTCAAGAAGAGGGTTCCCGAGGCCTTGGAGGTTTTTCAGGACATGAAGGAGCGAGGTTGTGAACCCAATGTGGCTACTTACAATTCGTTAATCAAGCACCTCTGCAAGATACGGCGAATGGAGAAGGTCTATGAATTGGTGGAGGACATGGAAAGGAAGAAGGGGAGTTGCATGCCTAATGCTGTTACTTACAGTTGCCTGCTCAATTCCTTGAAGGGACCAGAGGAAGTTCCTGGGGTTTTGGAGAGGATGGAGAGGAACGGGTGCAGCCTGAGTGATGATATTTACAATTTGGTATTAAGGTTGTATATGAAATGGGATAATCAGGACGGTTTAAGAAAAACATGGGATGAAATGGAAAGGAATGGTTGTGGACCAGATCGACGATCATACACGATCATGATTCACGGGCACTATGAAAATGGAAAGATGAAGGATGCTATGCGTTATTTCAGGGAGATGACATCCAAGGGAATGGTGGCAGAGCCTAGGACTGAGAAACTAGTTATTTCCATGAACAGCCCATTGAAGGAGAGAACGGAAAAACAAGAAGGAAAAGAGGAGGAAACTAATTTTTGA